ATTTACCGCATCTTTTTCGGCGGGTCGTCTCGATCTCGTGAGTCGCTCGGAGACGCGGCAGGTTTTTTGGGCTCTGGCATTAGCTCTGGTAGTCGCTGGTCGATCGCGGGATGGTGTTTATGCCCAGTCGGTATTATTCGATCAGCTTTCGGATTGCTCGTGCGTCGAAGCGGTCAGGAAAATGGTGTCGGTGGTGTCTCGCGGGGTCGGCTCGACCAGACCTCTTGCAGAGCCAGCCGCTCCGGGCCGACTGTTTCGGTCCTGTCCGGCCCGTCGGGCGCACCGGCGGCAACGGCGCGATCTGAACGACAACTCGCCAGAAACGATCCACGGCGCGGACGTCGACGGCGATCACCCTAGCTCCAGTCTGCCAACACGTTAGCGGCCCGTAGTGGCGATTTCTGTCAGCAAGTGCACGTTCGCCCTGATTTTGAATAGGGCGAGAAATCTTCTTGGCTGGGCGAAATCGAAGCGATGACGGCCGTTGGGGTATTTTGCGCAAGCGGCGAGCTCGCTTGGCGTCGGGGCGGTGAAGATCGTCGACGGAGGATGGTCGCCCGTAGATTTCGCATAGTGTCTGCCTATGTGGAGCATAGGCAAAAGGTACTTTGCGTCTGTTTTTGCGGGCATCTACTCTTCGCTATCGCAGCGCCGAATACGTTTCGGTGGCTAGACGAGAGAAGCGGAAGTCATGACTCTTAACAACTCGAACAGGTTGCAAGGAAAGGTCGCACTTGTGACCGGTGCCGCCAAGGGGATCGGGGCCGGCATCGCGAAGGAGTTCGCCGCTGCCGGGGCCTCGGTCGTGGTCAACTACGCCTCCGATGCCGAGGGGGCGCAGAAAGTGGTGAGCCACATCCGCGACAGCGGGGGGACGGCGGTCGCGGTTCAGGGTGACGTTTCCGCTCGCGAGGATGTCGAACGCGTCTTCGGCGAAGTCGTGCACACCTACGGTCGGCTGGACGTCGTGGTCAACAACGCCGCGGTGTACTTCGCGGAGCCGGTCGAAGACGCGTCGCAGGAGCACATCTCGCACCAGCTATCGGTCAACGTGCTCGGGCCCATCCTCACGGTGCAGGAGGCGCTCAAGCATTTCGGGCCCGATGGCGGCTCGATCATCAATATCGGGTCGCTCGACAGCGCTCGCGCGGTTCCCGGGATGTCGGTCTACGCCGCGACCAAGGGGGCTGTCGACGCATTCACCAGGGTGCTGGCGGCCGAGCTGGGACCCCGTGGGGTCAGGGTCAACACCCTTGCCCCAGGAGGTGTGGAGACCGAGGGGATCCATGCCGCGGGCTTCATGGGAAGCGATGCCGAAAAAGAGATGATCGAGCGCACTCCGCTAGGGCGGATGGGGCAGCCGCAAGACCTGGCGAGGGTCGCGGTGTTCTTCGCCTCCGACGACGCGGCGTGGGTCACCGGTGAGCGCCTCACCGCGTCGGGCGGCCTTCGGAGCTAGATCCTCCCGGCTGTGAAGATCGACGATCGAAGCTTCCTTCGGCGGCGTTGACCTTGTTCTCACGGGTGACCACCGCGTCGCAGCCGTCGTCCGCTGGACGTCCGGAGCGAGTGACGGTCGTCCGGTCGACGCGGGGAACTCGCGGCGGCGGGCGCGCGTGGCAGTGCACGGCTCGGTGGCTTCTTCGACACCTCGTGAGCAATGCTCGGCTTCGCTGCTGCTCGACCGTCGACGGCAGTTCGGGTTCTGCCTGTGTTTCCGTCGACAGCGGACACGGCTGACCGGTATTCGGAATCGTCGGCGTGTGTCCCGGAGATCGTGGGTCGAGAAAGGCGAACCCGATCGCCTCGGTGAGCAATGTAGTCGGTTTCGTGCCCGTGAATGATCCTCGTGAATATGGTGCAGGGGTCGTAGATATCGGTCACCGGCGGTGTTGTCGTTTGGTGCGAATCTGGAGCCTGTCCCGTCGCGGTGCGCTCAGGAGGGGGCCTCCGGCAGCGCCCGTCGACAGGGGGCTGTGGTGGCAGAACGCCGCGTCGAAGGAGGACGAACGTGACCCTTTTGGGCAAGGCGCTGGAACTCATGTGCAAGGTCGCCTCGCGGAGGTGCGCTACTCGATGGTACGTGCTTACAGTTCGGTAATGTGAGTTGTTTTCGTGAGATCCTCGTCGTTGCCGCCTCGGATGTCACTTTCCTGTCCTGATTCATTTGTCGGAGGTTAGTGCGATTCGTATGCGTGCGTTGATTCTTTGCGACGTGCCGGTGGAATACGGCCGTTCGCTGATCGGTGGGGATGTTCGGCACCGCCCCGAGCTGGCGCTGACGGGGGCGGAAACCGGGGACGTCGTGGCTGCGGCGGCTTTGGGCTCGGCGATCGCCGAGCTCCGGCCGCACGTGGTCGTCACCGCCGCGACGCTGCCGTCCGCCGTTCTCGCGCGG
This window of the Saccharopolyspora gloriosae genome carries:
- a CDS encoding SDR family NAD(P)-dependent oxidoreductase; this encodes MTLNNSNRLQGKVALVTGAAKGIGAGIAKEFAAAGASVVVNYASDAEGAQKVVSHIRDSGGTAVAVQGDVSAREDVERVFGEVVHTYGRLDVVVNNAAVYFAEPVEDASQEHISHQLSVNVLGPILTVQEALKHFGPDGGSIINIGSLDSARAVPGMSVYAATKGAVDAFTRVLAAELGPRGVRVNTLAPGGVETEGIHAAGFMGSDAEKEMIERTPLGRMGQPQDLARVAVFFASDDAAWVTGERLTASGGLRS